The following coding sequences lie in one Maribacter forsetii DSM 18668 genomic window:
- the fbaA gene encoding class II fructose-bisphosphate aldolase, whose amino-acid sequence MAHNIKPGVATGDEVQAIFNYAKEKGFALPAVNVIGSDTINGVLETAASLNAPVIIQFSNGGAQFNAGKGLSNDGQKAAILGAVAGAKHVHQLAEAYGATVILHTDHCAKKLLPWIDGLLDASEKHFAETGKSLFSSHMIDLSEEPLEENIEICKGYLERMSKMNMTLEIELGITGGEEDGVDNSDVDDSKLYTQPEEVAYAYEELSKVSPKFTIAAAFGNVHGVYKPGNVKLTPKILLNSQEYISKKYGVEHNHIDFVFHGGSGSTVEEIREGISYGVIKMNIDTDLQYAFLAGVRDYIQDNKDYLQAQIGNPKGADEPNKKFYDPRVWLRKGETSFIERLKKAFEDLNNVDTL is encoded by the coding sequence ATGGCTCACAATATTAAACCGGGAGTTGCAACCGGAGATGAAGTTCAAGCAATCTTCAACTACGCAAAAGAAAAAGGGTTCGCATTACCTGCAGTAAACGTTATAGGTTCAGATACCATTAATGGTGTTTTAGAGACAGCTGCAAGTTTAAACGCTCCTGTTATCATTCAATTTTCTAACGGTGGAGCACAGTTCAATGCTGGTAAAGGTCTTTCTAACGATGGGCAAAAAGCAGCCATACTAGGTGCTGTTGCCGGAGCCAAACATGTTCACCAACTAGCAGAAGCTTATGGTGCAACAGTTATTCTTCATACAGATCACTGTGCAAAAAAATTATTGCCTTGGATAGATGGTCTTTTAGATGCTAGTGAAAAACATTTCGCTGAAACAGGAAAATCTTTATTCAGCTCGCATATGATCGATCTTTCTGAAGAGCCTTTAGAAGAGAATATTGAAATATGTAAAGGATACTTAGAGCGCATGAGCAAAATGAACATGACGCTAGAAATTGAACTAGGTATTACTGGTGGTGAAGAAGATGGTGTTGATAATTCTGATGTAGATGATTCTAAATTATACACGCAACCAGAAGAAGTAGCATACGCTTATGAAGAGCTTTCTAAAGTTAGCCCTAAATTCACTATCGCTGCTGCATTTGGTAACGTACACGGTGTTTACAAGCCAGGTAACGTTAAATTGACTCCAAAAATCCTTTTAAACTCTCAAGAATATATTTCTAAGAAATATGGTGTTGAGCACAACCATATAGATTTCGTATTCCATGGTGGTTCTGGATCTACAGTTGAAGAGATCAGAGAAGGTATTAGCTACGGAGTTATAAAAATGAATATTGATACCGATTTACAATATGCTTTCTTAGCAGGTGTTCGTGACTATATTCAAGATAATAAAGACTACTTGCAAGCACAAATTGGCAACCCTAAAGGTGCTGACGAACCTAACAAGAAATTCTACGACCCAAGAGTTTGGTTGAGAAAAGGTGAAACCTCTTTCATAGAGCGTTTGAAAAAAGCCTTTGAAGACTTAAACAATGTTGATACACTATAA
- the accD gene encoding acetyl-CoA carboxylase, carboxyltransferase subunit beta — protein sequence MTAWFKRKEKGIQTSTEEKKDTPKGLWYKSPTGKIVESDDLAKNFYVSPEDDYHVRIGSKEYFEILFDNNKFTELDANLSSKDPLKFEDTKKYSERLKAAQKKTGLKDAVRTGYGKSYGKDIVICCMDFKFIGGSMGSVVGEKIARGIDYAIKKKTPFMMISKSGGARMMEAALSLMQLAKTSAKLAQLSEAGLPYISLCTDPTTGGTTASYAMLGDINIAEPGALIGFAGPRIVKDTTGKDLPEGFQSSEFLLEHGFLDFISHRRDLKKKVNLYIDLIQNNPVRAEKATA from the coding sequence ATGACGGCTTGGTTTAAAAGAAAAGAAAAAGGTATTCAAACCTCTACAGAGGAAAAGAAAGACACACCTAAAGGACTTTGGTATAAATCACCAACAGGTAAAATAGTAGAGTCTGACGATCTTGCAAAGAACTTTTATGTAAGTCCTGAAGATGATTATCACGTAAGAATAGGCAGTAAAGAGTATTTTGAAATTTTGTTCGATAACAATAAGTTTACTGAACTTGATGCAAACCTTAGTTCTAAAGATCCTTTAAAATTTGAGGATACTAAGAAATACAGTGAACGCTTAAAAGCGGCGCAGAAAAAAACTGGACTTAAAGATGCTGTGAGAACAGGATACGGAAAGTCTTACGGTAAAGACATCGTAATCTGCTGTATGGATTTTAAATTCATTGGCGGCTCTATGGGTAGTGTCGTTGGTGAAAAAATTGCACGTGGTATAGACTACGCCATTAAAAAGAAAACACCATTTATGATGATTTCTAAATCTGGTGGAGCTCGTATGATGGAGGCAGCGCTTTCATTAATGCAACTTGCAAAAACATCAGCTAAATTAGCTCAGTTATCTGAAGCTGGTTTACCATACATCTCTTTATGTACCGACCCAACAACGGGTGGTACTACGGCTTCTTATGCTATGCTTGGCGATATTAATATTGCAGAGCCAGGAGCATTGATAGGTTTTGCCGGTCCTAGAATCGTAAAAGATACTACTGGTAAAGATTTGCCCGAAGGTTTTCAATCATCTGAGTTTTTATTGGAACACGGCTTTTTAGATTTCATTTCACATAGAAGAGATTTAAAGAAAAAAGTGAACCTATATATCGACTTAATTCAGAACAACCCCGTAAGAGCAGAAAAAGCAACAGCGTGA
- the rpsO gene encoding 30S ribosomal protein S15, with protein MYLSKEVKAEIFKKHGGSETNTGSTEGQIALFTHRINHLTGHLKKNHKDYNTERSLVKLVGKRRSLLDYMIKNDIVKYRELIKELGIRK; from the coding sequence ATGTATTTATCAAAAGAAGTAAAAGCCGAAATTTTCAAAAAACACGGCGGTAGTGAAACAAACACTGGTTCTACAGAAGGACAAATTGCTTTGTTTACACACAGAATTAATCACTTAACTGGTCACTTGAAAAAGAACCATAAAGATTACAACACAGAGCGTTCATTAGTAAAGCTCGTGGGTAAAAGAAGAAGTCTTCTTGATTACATGATTAAAAATGATATTGTAAAATACAGAGAGCTAATTAAAGAGCTTGGTATTAGAAAATAA
- a CDS encoding polyribonucleotide nucleotidyltransferase → MIPKVFKEVIDLGDGREISIETGKLAKQAHGSVVVQSGKCMLLCTVVSNYKQSDVDFLPLTVDYREKFAAAGRYPGGFFKREARPSDGEVLTMRLVDRVLRPLFPKDYHSETQVMIQLMSHDEDVMPDAMAGLAASAAIQLSDFPFECAISEARVGRVNGEFVINPTRAQLLESDIDMMIGASADSVMMVEGEMDEISEEEMTEAIKFAHEAIKVQCAAQEALAKAFGKKDVREYEPEREDADLAKKIHDMAYDKVYAVAQAGSAKHERSAAFGEIKEEIKASFSEEEQADFGGLISKYYSKAEKAAVRDLTLNEGLRLDGRKTDEIRPIWCEVNYLPSTHGSSIFTRGETQALATVTLGTSREANQIDMPSYEGEERFYLHYNFPPFSTGEARPIRGTSRREVGHGNLAQRALKGMVPEDCPYTVRVVSEILESNGSSSMATVCAGTMAMMDAGVQLKKPVSGIAMGLISDADSGKYAVLSDILGDEDHLGDMDFKVTGTADGITACQMDIKVKGLSYEILVNALKQAREGRLHILGKITETISTPNEDVKDHAPTMVSRRVPNEFIGALIGPGGKVIQEMQKETETTIVINEDPVTEEGIVEILGVGRKGIDAVMAKIDSILFKPEVGSVYEVKVIKMLDFGAVVEYMDAPGNEVLLHVSELAWERTENVADVVNMGDVFDVKYFGIDKRTRKEKVSRKALLPKPEGFVERPPRDDKRRDDRRGNDRNRDRKPRRD, encoded by the coding sequence ATGATTCCAAAAGTATTTAAAGAGGTCATAGACCTTGGTGACGGTAGAGAAATTTCTATCGAAACAGGAAAATTGGCAAAACAGGCACATGGCTCTGTTGTTGTTCAATCAGGAAAATGTATGTTATTATGTACAGTTGTTTCCAACTACAAACAAAGTGATGTGGACTTTCTTCCACTAACGGTAGATTACCGTGAAAAATTTGCTGCTGCAGGTCGTTACCCAGGTGGTTTCTTCAAAAGAGAAGCAAGACCTAGTGACGGTGAAGTTTTAACCATGCGTTTAGTGGATCGTGTTTTACGTCCGTTATTCCCTAAAGATTATCACTCAGAAACTCAAGTGATGATTCAGTTAATGTCTCATGATGAAGACGTTATGCCAGATGCAATGGCAGGTTTAGCTGCTTCTGCCGCTATTCAATTATCAGATTTCCCTTTTGAATGTGCTATCTCTGAAGCTAGAGTTGGTCGTGTAAACGGTGAATTCGTTATCAACCCAACTCGTGCTCAATTATTAGAGTCTGACATTGATATGATGATCGGTGCTTCTGCTGATTCTGTAATGATGGTTGAAGGTGAGATGGATGAGATTTCTGAAGAAGAAATGACCGAAGCTATTAAGTTTGCTCATGAAGCTATTAAGGTTCAATGTGCTGCTCAAGAAGCTTTAGCGAAAGCTTTCGGTAAAAAAGATGTACGTGAGTACGAGCCAGAACGTGAAGATGCTGATTTAGCTAAGAAAATTCATGACATGGCTTATGATAAAGTATACGCTGTTGCTCAAGCAGGTTCTGCAAAACATGAGCGTAGCGCTGCTTTTGGCGAAATCAAAGAAGAAATCAAAGCTTCTTTCTCTGAAGAAGAGCAAGCTGATTTTGGCGGATTAATTTCTAAATACTACAGTAAAGCTGAAAAAGCCGCTGTACGTGACTTAACATTGAACGAGGGTTTAAGATTAGATGGTCGTAAGACTGATGAGATCAGACCAATTTGGTGTGAGGTAAACTATTTACCATCTACACACGGTTCTTCTATCTTTACTCGTGGAGAAACTCAAGCTTTAGCTACAGTTACTTTAGGTACTAGTAGAGAAGCAAACCAAATAGATATGCCATCTTACGAAGGTGAAGAGCGTTTCTATTTACACTATAACTTCCCTCCTTTTTCAACTGGTGAAGCAAGACCTATTCGTGGAACATCTCGTAGAGAAGTTGGTCACGGTAACTTGGCTCAACGTGCATTGAAAGGAATGGTTCCTGAAGATTGTCCTTACACAGTACGTGTAGTTTCTGAGATTTTAGAATCTAACGGTTCTTCTTCTATGGCTACTGTTTGTGCTGGTACTATGGCAATGATGGATGCTGGGGTTCAATTGAAAAAACCAGTATCAGGTATTGCAATGGGATTAATTTCTGATGCAGATTCTGGAAAGTATGCTGTATTATCAGATATCTTAGGTGATGAAGATCACTTAGGTGATATGGATTTTAAAGTAACAGGTACTGCAGACGGTATTACGGCTTGCCAAATGGATATTAAAGTAAAAGGTCTTTCTTATGAGATTCTTGTTAATGCTTTAAAACAAGCTCGCGAAGGTCGTTTACATATCTTAGGGAAAATTACCGAAACTATTTCTACACCTAACGAAGATGTTAAAGATCACGCTCCTACAATGGTATCTAGACGTGTTCCTAATGAATTCATTGGTGCATTAATTGGTCCTGGAGGAAAAGTGATTCAAGAAATGCAGAAAGAAACTGAGACAACTATCGTTATAAACGAAGATCCAGTTACTGAAGAAGGTATTGTTGAAATATTAGGTGTTGGTAGAAAAGGTATAGATGCTGTAATGGCAAAAATAGATTCTATCTTGTTCAAGCCAGAAGTTGGTAGCGTTTACGAAGTAAAAGTTATTAAGATGCTTGATTTCGGTGCAGTTGTAGAATATATGGATGCTCCTGGTAATGAAGTATTATTACACGTAAGTGAACTAGCTTGGGAACGTACAGAAAATGTAGCTGATGTTGTTAACATGGGCGATGTATTTGACGTTAAGTATTTCGGTATAGATAAGCGTACTCGTAAAGAAAAAGTTTCTCGTAAAGCACTTTTACCAAAACCAGAAGGTTTTGTTGAAAGACCACCACGTGATGATAAAAGAAGAGATGACCGTCGTGGAAACGATCGTAATCGCGATAGAAAACCAAGAAGAGATTAA
- a CDS encoding sigma-70 family RNA polymerase sigma factor, protein MRQLKITKQVTNRETASLDKYLQEIGKVDLITADEEVELAQRIKAGDQIALEKLTKANLRFVVSVAKQYQNQGLTLPDLINEGNLGLIKAAQRFDETRGFKFISYAVWWIRQSILQALAEQSRIVRLPLNKIGSINKINKTFAFLEQAHERMPSPEEIAKELDMTVDDVKQSLKNSGRHVSMDAPLIDGEDSNLYDVLRSGESPNPDRELLHESLRTEIERALETLTPREADVIRLYFGLANQHSMTLEEIGETFDLTRERVRQIKEKAIRRLKHTSRSKILKTYLG, encoded by the coding sequence ATGAGACAGCTTAAGATTACAAAACAGGTCACCAATAGAGAGACCGCATCTTTGGACAAGTACTTACAAGAAATTGGAAAAGTAGACTTGATTACCGCTGATGAAGAAGTAGAGTTGGCACAACGTATCAAGGCAGGCGACCAGATCGCTCTTGAAAAACTCACCAAAGCCAACCTCAGATTCGTGGTTTCAGTTGCGAAGCAGTACCAAAACCAAGGCCTTACTTTGCCAGATTTGATTAACGAGGGTAACCTTGGACTAATCAAAGCTGCACAGCGTTTTGACGAAACGCGGGGATTTAAATTTATCTCCTACGCCGTATGGTGGATCCGTCAATCTATATTACAAGCATTGGCAGAACAATCTCGTATCGTTCGTTTGCCTTTGAACAAAATTGGTTCTATCAACAAGATTAATAAAACTTTTGCTTTCCTTGAGCAAGCGCATGAAAGAATGCCTTCTCCTGAAGAAATTGCAAAAGAATTGGACATGACTGTTGATGACGTAAAACAATCATTGAAAAACTCAGGTAGACACGTATCTATGGATGCGCCTCTTATTGACGGTGAAGATTCTAACCTTTATGATGTACTTCGTAGTGGTGAATCTCCTAATCCAGATAGAGAATTGTTACATGAGTCTTTACGTACAGAAATTGAGCGTGCTTTAGAAACATTAACGCCACGTGAGGCAGATGTAATTCGTTTATACTTTGGTCTTGCTAACCAACATTCTATGACCTTAGAAGAAATTGGTGAAACTTTTGATCTTACCAGAGAAAGAGTTCGTCAAATTAAAGAAAAAGCAATTAGACGTTTAAAGCATACTTCTAGAAGTAAAATATTAAAAACGTATTTGGGTTAA